From the Hylaeus volcanicus isolate JK05 chromosome 4, UHH_iyHylVolc1.0_haploid, whole genome shotgun sequence genome, one window contains:
- the LOC128874531 gene encoding microspherule protein 1 — translation MDIPTPSSLNHGFPHGNDGFLNIPIESTNLDALSTKRRSSSRTIKRRKFDDELVETTFNLQPPATSAKSASRSRTISISTTPMECVPQQNVPSPIPISANVSQSDRCNRRTSRPGGSNAPGRKNKKNKNHSHSVNATKDLGRWKPTDDLALITGVQQTNDLRMVHRGTKFSCRFTLQEIQQRWYALLYDSAVSRVAVQAMRNLHPELIASVQARTLYSKAEEDLLGTIKSTSQPTLEVFQELFEANAHTFYSARTAKALLSHWQLMKQYHLLPDQTAQSLPRGEHVLNFSDAEEMINDTELLEQKDEFVDAELVTVDRRNKREIKVLENELCRWQVLVDSVTGVNPPDFDNQTLAILRGRLVRYLMRSREITVGRSTKDHNVDVDLTLEGPAWKVSRRQGTIRLRNNGDFFLSSEGKRPIFVDSRPILAGNKMKLNNNSVIEIAGLRFIFLINQELISVIRQEAVKLNLKP, via the exons ATGGATATTCCAACTCCTTCGAGTCTAAATCATGGATTTCCTCACGGTAATGATGGATTTTTAAACATACCCATTGAATCCACAAATTTGGATGCGTTATCGACAAAACGTAGAAG cTCTTCACGCACAATTAAACGTAGGAAATTTGACGATGAGCTTGTTGAAACAACATTTAACTTACAACCGCCAGCTACAAGTGCAAAGTCTGCCTCTAGATCTAGaactatttcaatttctaccACTCCAATGGAATGTGTTCCGCAACAAAATGTTCCAAGTCCTATACCAATTTCTGCAAATGTCTCTCAATCGGATAGATGTAATCGACGAACAAGTAGACCTGGTGGATCAAATGCACCAGGAAGAAAAaacaagaagaataaaaacCATTCGCATTCTGTAAATGCTACAAAAGATCTGGGAAGGTGGAAACCTACAGATGATTTAGCATTAATCACTGGTGTACAACAAACAAACGATTTAAGAATG GTCCACAGAGGTACAAAATTCTCTTGCCGTTTTACATTACAAGAAATACAACAAAGATGGTATGCTTTACTATATGATAGTGCAGTTTCGAGAGTAGCAGTGCAAGCTATGCGTAATTTACATCCAGAATTGATTGCGAGTGTACAAGCCAGAACTTTATATAGCAAAGCAGAAGAAGATCTCCTTGGCACTATAAAATcg ACTTCTCAACCAACTTTGGAAGTATTTCAGGAACTGTTTGAAGCAAATGCACATACATTTTATTCTGCTAGAACTGCGAAAGCTTTGTTAAGTCATTGGCAATTAATGAAACAGTATCATCTTCTTCCTGATCAAACTGCGCAAAGTTTGCCGCGCGGTGAACatgttcttaatttttctgaTGCAGAAGAAATGATCAATGATACAGAGTTACTCGAACAAAAAGATGAGTTTGTAGATGCAGAACTTGTTACAGTAGATAGAAGAAATAAGAGAGAGATAAAAGTGTTGGAAAATGAATTGTGTAGATGGCAGGTTCTAGTTGATAGTGTAACAGGAGTGAATCCACCAGATTTTGATAATCAAACCTTGGCAATACTTAGAGGAAGACTTGTTCGATATTTAATGAGATCACGAGAG aTTACTGTAGGTCGTTCGACAAAAGACCACAATGTGGATGTAGATTTGACATTAGAAGGACCAGCCTGGAAAGTTTCACGCAGACAAGGAACTATTCGTCTAAGAAATAATGGggacttttttctttcttcggaAGGAAAGCGaccaatttttgtagacagtAGGCCAATTCTTGCcggaaata